One stretch of Chitinophaga pendula DNA includes these proteins:
- a CDS encoding carboxypeptidase-like regulatory domain-containing protein, whose protein sequence is MRRIIFILLTHCLALTATLHAQTVLLSGKITITDGTPAPGANIVLLDANKNISGIYKTNELGIYSLSINPKEDKEVSVSFLGYRKITISSDSLHISADRKSRLDLVLKEDAVLLNEIVIMDENLEKDTIKLKLGTLHLKENDALEDILKKIPNFRISEDGSILYKGKNIDKILVNKQGAFVNQNSIALKNIEKKIIDDIDIINNYQNSFNLDFDQRNETVLNINTKENYQHIFLNTLSIGYGVKDKYDAQGKSFYFSKGINAFLISNTNNTGSATVQEREISNIFSVVQPFSSYQKSALTNLFIRDENRTSDFLSTNNFTVRKEGERSRFSSSVYYFNVNNQNNTSSNSFSETGKNLQNKKSEFKYQGNNILSIVEYDQRIGRNNILHYFLSGNMLRNTSNVSQLNITSPDDQENNLLAIQQSNIFSIFNKLGMSSKIHKKLILDNEISYYHESTDQPDNSISNLSKGAGIISQILGYKSNIFGGKSALKYKYNDALMPSLCFQLKSNTEEIKFRPAPSVGQLNRTGNDLSVSLQFAGNNLYKKFSYLAAVSYQYLTNNSSNISKQRSFIPVKLELDYENRSDHVNLQYSRKMTTGDIDAGILSIRSFDQIVMGAIPLALNIVTSNELAFSYAYNNFFKGISYDASLSYASYAEQIKQGLVSIDENGIQLYKLYLIPLSSTYRFAGNASRILFKYHFPAKASIGLNHTITNAPGVYDNAITPVNNKQTQLILNCQTLTGHSINFENTLNLTYSRLNIASAPFSSNYLSNTTAIKFSRKRTDIKLSFIYQHNQVLRQHYIRKNCHLIANYNMEKITLGIEARNIDDLFGLFNNKAYNTVLSFDNGITNIRVKNTALHYAILIIKYKF, encoded by the coding sequence AAATATATCAGGTATATACAAAACAAATGAGCTAGGAATCTATAGCCTCTCAATTAACCCTAAAGAAGATAAAGAAGTCTCCGTCAGCTTCTTAGGGTATCGGAAAATTACCATCAGCAGTGACTCCTTGCACATATCTGCCGACAGAAAATCCAGGCTCGACCTCGTACTAAAGGAAGATGCAGTACTATTAAACGAAATAGTTATCATGGATGAAAACCTCGAAAAAGACACCATAAAACTAAAACTGGGTACCCTCCACCTGAAAGAAAATGATGCCTTGGAAGATATCCTGAAGAAAATACCCAACTTCAGAATATCCGAAGATGGTAGCATCCTTTATAAAGGAAAAAACATCGATAAGATCCTGGTCAATAAACAAGGGGCCTTCGTCAACCAAAATAGCATCGCACTGAAGAACATAGAGAAAAAGATCATCGACGATATTGACATCATCAACAATTACCAAAATAGCTTCAACCTCGATTTTGACCAGAGAAATGAGACCGTCTTGAATATTAATACCAAGGAAAACTATCAGCATATTTTCCTCAATACCCTGTCAATAGGATACGGCGTAAAAGATAAATACGATGCACAGGGCAAAAGCTTTTATTTCTCTAAAGGAATAAATGCATTCCTGATCTCTAACACCAATAACACCGGAAGTGCAACCGTCCAGGAACGAGAAATATCAAACATCTTCTCCGTTGTACAGCCATTCTCTTCCTATCAGAAAAGTGCCCTGACGAATCTGTTCATCAGAGATGAAAACCGCACCAGCGACTTCCTGTCTACAAATAATTTCACCGTTCGTAAAGAAGGGGAGAGGTCCCGCTTCAGCAGCTCCGTCTATTATTTTAATGTCAATAATCAAAATAATACCTCTTCCAACAGCTTCTCTGAAACCGGAAAGAACTTACAGAATAAAAAAAGCGAATTCAAATACCAGGGTAATAACATCCTGTCAATAGTTGAATACGACCAAAGAATAGGCCGGAATAATATCCTGCATTACTTCCTGTCAGGAAACATGCTGCGTAATACCAGCAACGTTAGCCAGCTCAATATCACCTCTCCCGATGACCAGGAGAATAACCTGCTTGCCATACAGCAGAGTAATATCTTCTCCATTTTTAATAAACTGGGAATGAGCAGCAAAATCCATAAAAAACTCATACTCGACAACGAAATATCCTATTATCATGAATCCACGGATCAGCCGGACAACAGCATCTCCAATCTTTCAAAAGGAGCAGGGATCATATCACAGATATTAGGATACAAGTCTAACATCTTCGGAGGAAAAAGCGCGCTGAAATATAAGTATAACGATGCGTTAATGCCTTCCCTATGTTTTCAACTGAAATCAAACACAGAGGAAATAAAGTTTAGACCGGCACCATCCGTTGGTCAATTAAATAGGACAGGAAATGATCTCTCCGTCAGCCTCCAGTTTGCAGGAAATAACCTGTATAAAAAATTCAGCTACCTGGCCGCTGTCAGTTATCAATACCTCACGAACAATAGTAGCAACATAAGCAAACAGCGTTCTTTTATCCCCGTAAAACTCGAGCTGGATTATGAGAACAGATCAGATCATGTCAACCTCCAGTATTCCCGTAAAATGACCACCGGAGACATAGACGCAGGTATACTCTCTATAAGGTCTTTTGATCAGATAGTAATGGGTGCAATACCCCTGGCACTAAATATAGTTACCTCCAATGAACTCGCGTTTAGCTATGCATACAATAATTTCTTTAAAGGCATTTCCTACGATGCTAGCTTAAGTTACGCCAGCTACGCAGAGCAGATAAAACAAGGACTCGTATCTATCGATGAAAATGGCATTCAACTGTATAAACTATACCTTATCCCGCTAAGCAGTACCTATAGGTTTGCCGGCAATGCGTCAAGGATCTTATTCAAGTATCATTTCCCTGCAAAAGCAAGCATAGGACTGAATCATACCATCACAAATGCACCAGGTGTATATGATAATGCGATCACGCCGGTTAATAATAAACAGACACAACTCATACTGAATTGCCAGACGCTGACAGGGCACAGCATTAACTTCGAGAACACGCTGAACCTAACATATTCCCGGCTCAATATCGCATCAGCACCCTTTAGTTCGAACTATCTCAGTAATACCACCGCTATAAAGTTCTCCCGCAAAAGAACGGATATCAAATTATCTTTTATCTATCAGCATAACCAGGTACTCAGGCAGCACTATATCAGGAAAAACTGCCACCTCATCGCCAACTATAATATGGAAAAAATTACGCTGGGCATCGAAGCCAGGAATATCGACGACCTCTTCGGCCTGTTCAATAATAAAGCCTACAACACAGTACTTTCCTTCGATAATGGTATCACCAACATACGTGTCAAAAACACGGCATTACACTACGCAATCCTGATTATAAAATATAAATTCTAA